GCCGCCCGACAGCGCGCGCATGTTGGCGTCGGCTTTGTCGGTGAGGTCGAGATTGGCCATGATCTCGTCGATCCACGCGTCGTTGTTGCGCAGCCCGTAGTAGCCGGACTGGATCCGCAAGGTTTCGCGGACCGTGAAGAACGGATCGAACACCAGTTCCTGCGGCACCACGCCGAGTGCGCGGCGCGCGTCGCGGAAATCGCTGACGACGTCGTGGCCGCGCACCGCGATGCTGCCTTCATCGGCGCGCGCGAGCCCGGCGAGGATGCTGATGAGCGTCGTCTTGCCCGCGCCGTTCGGACCGAGCAGTCCGAAGAACTCGCCTTCTTCAACTGTAAGGCTGACGCCCTTGAGCGCCTGCAAATCCTTGTAGCGCTTCTTGACGTTACGAATTTCTATGGCTGACATGACTGTGGGCCGCGTGCGTCGCGGCGCCTAAAGGAGCCCTGAGAGGGCGCACAAATGCTGGAAGGAACGGAATTGGGGCCGGTTATGTGCCCCAAAAAACGTTTGATTATAGGGCAAAAATCTGTGGCCCTATCTCAGTAGGAGGTGTTGGGAGGTGACGCTATTGGAGCGTCAATGTCGCGCCGACAAGAGAATATCGACGCCGTAGGCTTGCGCAAGACTGGCGAGACCAGCCGGCAGATTGACGATCTCGAACGCGGCGCCGCGTGCCTGGGCGGCACGCTGCCACGCGAGGAGGACGGCCAGCGCGGACGAATCGAACTGCGCGAGCGGTGCGCAGTCCACGCCGTTCGCGCCCGCCGCGATACGCTGCAAACCCGCCGCGAGCGCGGCATTCGCGCTCGCGTGGATCAGCGTCGCGCCGCTCTCGAAGCGGCTGACGACGGGGCTCAACACTTCGCTCACGACTGCTTGCCCGCAGCGAGTTGCTGGTTGCGCTGCGTGAGGAACTGGATCAGTCCGTCCACGCCCTTCTGCTGGATCTGCTCGTTGAACTGCTGCTGGTATGCCTGGATCAGCCATGCGCCGAGCACGTTGATGTCATACACGCGCCAGCCTTGCGGCGTCTTGTAGAGACGGTAGTCGAGTTCGATCGGCGAGCCGTTGTTCATCACGACCGAGCGCACCACCGTGTCGGTGTCGTCCGGGTTCATGCGGAACGGCTTGTACTGGATCTGCTGATCGCGCACCTGAGCCAGCGCGCCCGAGTACGTACGGATCAGCAGCATCTTGAACTGCTCGACCACCGCGTTTTGCTGCTCCGGCGTAGCGGTGCGCCAGTTGCGGCCCATGGCCAGTTGCGTAGTGCGGCGGAAATCCGTGTACGGCAGGATCTTTTCGTTGACCAGCTGCGTGATGTGCGAGATGTCGCCCTGCTGGATCGACTTGTCTGCACGAATTGCGTCGATCACCTGCTGGGTGATGGTCTTGATCATGCCGTCGGGAGAATTGGTGTCGACCGTTTGTGCCGAAGCGCCAACACTGGCAAACGAGAACAACGCGGCGAACAGCGGAATCAGGAAGAATTTTTTCATTTGGAGCCTTGCCTTAAAAATAGTGCAACCGTTTGAGCCGACATTAACACGCGAGTTCAGCAGCAATCCATGCGCAAACTGCGAGAGTCGTATCGATCTGTTACGGCTGCACGATCAACGCAATTTGAATGACGGAAAGTTGAAACGCGAGGGCGGAACCAACTGGCCGGCCGGAATCTGCGTCGTTTCAGGGCCGCCGTTCAGGTCGAGCGGCGGTGTCTCGGAGCTGCCCGAAGCAGCCTCAGGAACAGCCGCCGTGCCCGACGCCGCTTGCGGCGGCGTGGCCGCAGTCGCACCCGAAGCCGGCGCCGCCTTCGCGGCAGCAGCACCCTGCGTGCCCGCCGCGCCGGTCGCGGCGCCTGCCGCCGCACCCGCCGCGCCGGTGTCGACGTCGTCGTACTTCGGCAGCGGTGCTTCGTCGCCATAGTTGGGCAGCGCCTGCGACTGCTTGTCGTCCGACAGCAGGTACTGACGGCGTTGCAGATAGGCACTACGCACGAACGAGTATTTGTCGAGCGCGGCGCCTTCCAGCACATCGCCGGCGTTCAGTAGATTCGCGCGCGTGTTGACGACGTTCAGGCCGTACAACGCCCAGCTCAGCCCATCCGGATGAATGTAGCTGAGCGGATTCACATAGTAGTTACCGATCGAGCCAACCGCGTCGCGCACGGTACTCGGCCCGAACAGCGGCAACACGAGGTACGGACCCGCCGGCACGCCATAGTGGCCGAGCGTGAGGCCGAGGTCGTTGTCGTGCTTGGGCAGCTTGGCGAGCGTCGCCACGTCGAACAGACCGCCGACGCCGAACACCGTGTTGATCACGATCCGCATGATGTCTTCGACACCGTCGGTGATCTTCAACTGCAGCAGGTTGTTCGCCGCAATGTAGACGTCGCCGATGTTCGAGAAGAAGTTCGTCACGCTGTCGCGCACCGGCTGCGGCGTGATGAACACGTAGCCCTTCGCGACCGGCTTGAGCGCGTATTGATCGAGCTTGTCGTTGACGGTGAAGATCGTGCGGTTCAAGCCTTCGAGCGGATCGCCCTGGGTCGGCGTCTGCACCGTCGAACAGCCGGCGAGCAACGCTGCGGCTACCGCAAACTTGCCGACCTGGAAGGCGCGCGCGCCGCTGATGCGTGTGGTCTGCATTCTTGTTCTCCTTATTGAGCGGCCGCGCCGGAGGCGGGCAGGCTCGGCGCCGCAGCGGGCGCGGGCGCGGGCGTGCCCGCCGCCGCGCCAGACTTGGACGCACCCGAATCCGCGGCCTTGCTGTACAGAAATTGGCCGATGAGGTTTTCCAGCACGATCGCCGATTGCGTCATGGAGATGGTGTCGCCCGCCTTGAGCATTTCGGTGTCGCCGCCGGGTTCGAGCCCGATGTATTGCTCGCCGAGCAGACCCGAAGTCAGGATCTTCGCCGAGGTGTCTTTGGGAAACTGGTATTGCTTGTCGAGGTCGATCGTGACGAGCGCCTGGTACGCGTTGCTGTCGAAGCCGATCGAAGCGACGCGGCCGACCGTTACACCCGCGCTCTTCACGGGCGCGCGCGCCTTCAGTCCGCCGATATTGTCGAACTTGAGCTTGACCGGATAAGTTGCCTGGAACGACAACGAGCTCATGTTGCCGGCCTTCAGCGCGAGAAACAGCAACGCCACAAAACCCAACACCACGAACAGGCCGACCCAGAAGTCGAGAGCAGCAGTCTTTTTCATCGTCATCCCAAAGTGAATCCGCCACGCCGCCGATACTCCCCGCCGCGTGCGCCCAGTGACGCGCCGCCGGCGGAAAACGTGCAGCGCAGTCTTAGCTGAACATCAGTGCGGTCAGCAGAAAATCGAGGCCGAGCACCGCAAGCGACGCGTACACGACCGTCTTGGTCGTGGCACGCGAAACGCCTTCCGGCGTCGGCTTGGCTTCATAGCCTTGAAACAGTGCAATGAACGTCACCGCGAGGCCGAACACCACGCTCTTGACGACGCCGGCGCCGACGTCGCGCCAGACATCGACGCCGCCTTGCATCTGCGACCAGAACGCGCCGGCATCGACGCCGATCAGCAGCACGCCCACCACATAACCACCGAACACGCCGACCGCGCTGAAGATCGCGGCGAGGATCGGCATCGAGATAATGCCGGCCCACAGACGCGGCGCGATCACCACCTTGACCGGGTCGACGGCCATCATTTCCATCGCGGTCAGTTGCTCGCCTGCCTTCATCAAGCCGATCTCGGCGGTGAGCGACGTCCCGGCGCGCCCGGCGAACAGCAGCGCCGTGACCACCGGGCCGAGCTCGCGCACCAGCGACAGCGCGACCAGCAGGCCGAGCGCCTGCTCGGAGCCGTAGCGGTTCAGCGTGTAATAGCCCTGCAAGCCGAGCACGAAGCCGACGAACAGACCCGACACGGCAATGATCACCAGCGAATAATTACCTACGAAGTGGATCTGCTTCGTGACAAGACGCGGACGGCGCAACAACGGGAAAAACTCGAGCAGCAGCCGGAAGAAAAAGCGCGTGGCGTAGCCGGCTGTGCCCAGTCCGTCGATCACCGAGCGGCCGATCGCACTGATCATGACTGACCTCCGCCGATGCCGAAGTCCGCCGCGAGCGGCGTCTTGCTGGGATAGTGAAATTTGAAGGGGCCGTCCGGCGCGCCGTCGATGAATTGACGCACGGTGGGATCGGTCGAGGCCCGCAATTCGGCGGGCGTGCCTTCGGCGTGAACCCCGCCGTTGGCGAGAAAGTAGACGTAGTCGGCGATCGCGAACGATTCCGGCACGTCGTGCGTGACGAGGATCGAGGTGGCGCCGAGCGCCTGATTCAGCGTGCGAATCAGGTTCGCGGTGATGCCGAGCGAGATCGGGTCGAGACCGGCGAACGGCTCGTCGTACATCATCAATTCGGGATCGAGCGCGATGGCGCGTGCCAGCGCCACGCGCCGCGCCATGCCGCCCGAAATCTCCGACGGCAGCAGATCGCGCGCGCCGCGCAACCCGACCGCGTTGAGCTTCATCAACACGAGGTCGCGGATCAATTCGTCGGGGAGGTCGGTGTGTTCACGCAGCGCGAAGGCGACGTTTTCGAACACGGACATGTCGGTGAATAGCGCGCCGAACTGGAACAGCATGCCCATCTTGCGACGCAGTGCATACAGGCCGTCGCGCGTTTGCCGGCCGACGTCCTGGCCCTGGAACAGGATCTGGCCGCGCTGCGCGCGCACCAGGCCGCCGATCAGACGCAGCACCGTGGTCTTGCCGCAACCCGACCCGCCCATGACCGCGACCACCTGGCCGCGCTTGAAGCGCAGATTCAGGTTCGACAGGACGAGCCGGTCGCCATAACCGAAGTCGACATCACGCAGCTCGAGTAGGGTCTCGGGGGAGGAAGACACGAAACTGACAGTCCCTTTTACACGGAAGGCCGAATTATAGGGCCACCGTGCAAAAGTTGCCGTGGGGGTGCCCTGTCCCTAACTAATCATGACGATTATCGCGTAAACCCTTGCTGCAATGCAGAAACGGCGGCAGCCGGATCCGCCGCCTCCGTCACCGCCCGCACGACGGCCGCGCAGCCGACACCCGTCGCCAGCACGTCGGGCAGCACCTGCAGGTCGATCCCGCCGATCGCCACCAGCGGCACGACGCCGTCGAGCAAGCGCACGTAACGGGCTAGACGTCTGAGGCCCTGCGGCGCGGTCGGCATGACCTTGGTAGTGGTCGGGAACACCGCACCCAGTGCAATGTAGCTCGGCCGGAAATGCAGTGCTTTCAGAATCTCGTAGAAACCGTGGGTCGACAGGCCGAGCCGGACGCCGCCCGCGGCGAGCGCGGCGAGATCCGCCGTATGCACGTCTTCCTGACCGAGGTGGACACCGTACGCGCCGGCTTCGAGCGCGGCCTGCCAGTGGTCGTTGATGAACACCTGAGCGTCGTGCTGACGGCCGGCGGCCACGCAGCGGGCGATTTCGCGCTTCAGCTCGTCGGCGGGTTCGGCCGATTTGCGGCGCAACTGCACCGTCTTCACGCCGAAGCCCACCACCCGCTCGACCCATTCCGCCGTCGGCAGCACCGGATACAGCCCCAGCCGGTCCGGGCAGCGCGCGAACGCCTGCGCCGGCGCGTCGGGCAAGCCGGCGAGACGCGGGAAACGGCTGAGATCGGCGGGAAAGGCGTCGTCGGCACGGGTTTCGTCGCCGTCGCGCCAGGCCAGCGCCAGCACCAGCGCGTCATGCGGGTCGAAGCCGCAGTCGAGGAACGCCGCCAGCGCGACAATCCAGTCTTCCGCCAGATGGCCTTCGAGGCGGTATTTTTCGCCGCCCAGATGCAGCGTGGCCTTGTCCTCGGCGGCTTCGATCACGCCGGCGCCCCGCACCAGCCAGCGCGCCACCTGCTCGCCATGCTGCTGCGCGTCGGCGATCACGATCAGGTCGCCGCCGTTCGGTTCGTCCGGCGCGGTCAGGCAGATGCGCCACGGCGCATGCGTCGGCGGCCAGTCGCCCAGCCGGGCGCGAATGCGCTCGGCGGCTTCGGTGAGTTCGTCGGCGGGCGGCCAGAAAAGGTCGCGGTCTTTCAAGGTCAAAGTCTGCGTCATGCGGCGCTCCCGTCTTGATGCCAGAACGGCATGCCGACCACCGGCGTGCTCGCGTGCGCGCTTTCGCGCTCGGCCATCGGCCCCGCCAGAAAAGCCTGGCGGCCCGCTTCGACACCCAGCGCGAAGGCGCGCGCCATCGCGTCGGGGTGGGTGGCCTGCGAAACGGCGGTGTTCAGCAACACGCCGTCGAAACCCCATTCCATCACCTGCGCCGCGTGCGACGGCACGCCGAGACCGGCGTCGACGATCAGCGGCACGTCCGGCAGCCGCTCACGCAACACACGCAGGCCATATGGATTGATCACGCCCTTGCCGGTGCCAATCGGCGCGCCCCACGGCATCAGCGCTTCACAACCGGCGTCCAGCAGACGGCGGCCGATCACCAGGTCTTCCGTGCAATACGGCAGCACCTTGAAGCCGTCCTTGACCAGTTGCGCGGCCGCTTCGATCAGGCCGACCGGGTCGGGCTGCAGCGTGTAGTCGTCGCCGATCAGTTCGAGCTTGATCCACTCGGTTTCGAAGATTTCGCGCGCCATATGCGCGGTCGTCACCGCCTCGCCGACGGTCAGGCAGCCGGCCGTGTTCGGCAGTAGCGGCACGCCGCGGCGCTTGAGCAGGTCGAAGAAGCCGGCTTCCGCGCCGCCCTCGTTCATCTGCCGGCGCAGCGCGACGGTCACCATGCCGGGCCGTGCGGCGTCGATCGAATCGGACAGCGATTGCAGCGACGGATAGCGCGAGGTGCCGAGCAGCACGCGGCTCGCGAAGGTCTGGCCGTAGAGCGTGAGCGCGTCGGCGGTTTTTGGGGAAGTCATTTGCATAATCTTTTGTCTCCGGCAATCCGGCGTTTCAGGCAGTGCATGGCGGGCGTTCAGCCGCCGGCCACGGGTTGCACGACATCGAGCTTGTCGCCCGCCTGCAGTGCGCGCGCCGCATGCTGGGTGCGCGCCACGAAGTCGCCGTTCAGCGCAACCGCGAACGGCGGACGTGCGCCGAACGCGGCGAGCGCGTCGGCGACAGTTGCGCCTTCGGGCAGCGACAACGGCTTCTGATTGATATGAATGTCCATGGTGTTCGAATACGTTTCAGTCGATGGCGAAAGCGGCGTGGCGTGCGCGCTCGTCTGAGTAATGACGAGTCGCGCAATGCTCATGCCGGCTCCCGCGCGGAATCCAGTTGAAAAAGCTCGCTCCAGCGCGCATCGCGCTGCCAGTCGGCGAAGGCATCGGCGTCGCCGATGCGGCCGTCGAGCAGCGCCGCGGCGAAGCGCACGGCTTCGTCGGCGACTTCGGGCACGATCATGTAGCCGTGCCGGTACAGGCCGTTCACGCGCAGTGTCTGTGCGCCGTCCCACAGCAAGGCCGGACGGTGGTCCGGCAGAGTTGGGCGGCACTGCGAATTCAGTTCGAGGATGCGTGCCTCGCCGAAGCCGGGATGCACGGAAAACGCCGCGCTCAGCAGTTCGAGCGCGGAGCGCACGCTGACCGGCGACATGTCCTCGCCTTCCACTTCGGTGGCGCCGATCACGTACAGATCGTCCTGCTTCGGCGCGATGTAGAGCGGATAGCGCGGATGCAGCAGCCGAACCGGCCGCGTCAGCTTGATACCGGGCGCATGCACCCGCGCGACTTCGCCACGAATACCGCGCAACGTGGGCAGCACGGGCTTGGCGCCGAGGCCGCGGCAGTCGATCGTAATGCGGGCGGGCGGCAGCGCACGCTCGTCGACCGGCGTATTCCAATGCGTGTCGACACCGCGCTGCGCGAGGCCCGCGGCGAGCGCGGTCAGCACCTGACGGTTATCCAATTGCCCTTCACGCGGCAGTAGCCAGCCTTGGTTAAAGCGGCCCGCCAAAGCAGGCTCGGCGGCGCCGAGCTGCGCGCCCGCCAGGGTGACAAAGCCGCCGTTCAGCAACTCAGCCGGGGCATTCGAGCGCACCCGGCGCTCGAACAGCGGTGCTTCGGTGCGGTCAGCGTGATGCCAGACGACCAGCGTGCCATTGCGCTGAAAGAACACCGGCTCGGGCAACTCGGCAAGCACTTGTGGCCAGGTATCGAGCGAACTTGCGCCCAGGCGCGTGATCAGCAGCTCAGCGCTGGCGGCTTCCGCGAGCGGTGCCAGCATCGCCGCGGCGACCCACGCAGCCGATTGCGTACCGGCGGCATCGCCACGCTCATAGAGCGCCACGCGATGCCCCTGACCGGCGAGCCGCCACGCCACCAGCCTCCCGCACAGGCCACCGCCGAGCACGGCGAAATCGGGTTGTGCAGGACGCGTCATCGCGCACACTCCGTTTCAGGACGGCGAGCAAAGCTGAAGCACGGCGCGCCGACGACGGCGTGACGAAGAGCAAAACACATATCTGAAGAATAGGCGGTCATCGAGTCCTTTCCGTACGGCAAAAAAACGCACGTACCCAGGACGAAACCGGCGGGTGAGGCCGGCCGGGCAATGCGCGTTCCATGACGGACGCTGCCCGGCGGGGATTGGAGACTGGCTGCTTCCGGAAACTTCCCGCGCCGGTATTACCCGGATCGGGTGCAAAGGGTGTCTCTCAGCCTCGCCGCTGCGCCATGAAAATCATGCCGCCTGTGCGCGAAGCACCCCTGTTTCGTCGAAGGTCATTAGACCATAAAAGGCGCGGCGCCCGCAAACCGGCGGCTGGCGGCGTCGCGTGCGATTTGATCCGGCACCATCTTTCACGTTATCAATACGGCCGAAGGCAGCGCTCTGGCACAATGCCAGCACAGGATGCCGCACGAACGCGGCGCGGGCGGCACGCCGTCCCGCCATGTTCGCAACGGCACCGGCGCGGGGCCTCGCGGCGCAAATTAATTTTCGCTTAAGGGCTTCACGCCAGAATCTGACGCTCGCCCGGGCGTGCGTTCGTCGAGCACGACGCCCGGGCATGTACCGCAAACCCGCCGCAGGGCAGCCCGCAGACGGGCCTGCCCCAATGGGTCAGCCCCGAATGGGCCAGCACTACTTCAGGATGCTCATGACACCGAATACCTCTGCCAGACCCGTGCTGCCGCCGGACGATAAAGTCTCCGCCTGGAGCC
The nucleotide sequence above comes from Paraburkholderia aromaticivorans. Encoded proteins:
- a CDS encoding ABC transporter ATP-binding protein; translated protein: MSSSPETLLELRDVDFGYGDRLVLSNLNLRFKRGQVVAVMGGSGCGKTTVLRLIGGLVRAQRGQILFQGQDVGRQTRDGLYALRRKMGMLFQFGALFTDMSVFENVAFALREHTDLPDELIRDLVLMKLNAVGLRGARDLLPSEISGGMARRVALARAIALDPELMMYDEPFAGLDPISLGITANLIRTLNQALGATSILVTHDVPESFAIADYVYFLANGGVHAEGTPAELRASTDPTVRQFIDGAPDGPFKFHYPSKTPLAADFGIGGGQS
- a CDS encoding MlaC/ttg2D family ABC transporter substrate-binding protein translates to MKKFFLIPLFAALFSFASVGASAQTVDTNSPDGMIKTITQQVIDAIRADKSIQQGDISHITQLVNEKILPYTDFRRTTQLAMGRNWRTATPEQQNAVVEQFKMLLIRTYSGALAQVRDQQIQYKPFRMNPDDTDTVVRSVVMNNGSPIELDYRLYKTPQGWRVYDINVLGAWLIQAYQQQFNEQIQQKGVDGLIQFLTQRNQQLAAGKQS
- a CDS encoding thiazole synthase, producing MTSPKTADALTLYGQTFASRVLLGTSRYPSLQSLSDSIDAARPGMVTVALRRQMNEGGAEAGFFDLLKRRGVPLLPNTAGCLTVGEAVTTAHMAREIFETEWIKLELIGDDYTLQPDPVGLIEAAAQLVKDGFKVLPYCTEDLVIGRRLLDAGCEALMPWGAPIGTGKGVINPYGLRVLRERLPDVPLIVDAGLGVPSHAAQVMEWGFDGVLLNTAVSQATHPDAMARAFALGVEAGRQAFLAGPMAERESAHASTPVVGMPFWHQDGSAA
- the thiE gene encoding thiamine phosphate synthase, whose amino-acid sequence is MTQTLTLKDRDLFWPPADELTEAAERIRARLGDWPPTHAPWRICLTAPDEPNGGDLIVIADAQQHGEQVARWLVRGAGVIEAAEDKATLHLGGEKYRLEGHLAEDWIVALAAFLDCGFDPHDALVLALAWRDGDETRADDAFPADLSRFPRLAGLPDAPAQAFARCPDRLGLYPVLPTAEWVERVVGFGVKTVQLRRKSAEPADELKREIARCVAAGRQHDAQVFINDHWQAALEAGAYGVHLGQEDVHTADLAALAAGGVRLGLSTHGFYEILKALHFRPSYIALGAVFPTTTKVMPTAPQGLRRLARYVRLLDGVVPLVAIGGIDLQVLPDVLATGVGCAAVVRAVTEAADPAAAVSALQQGFTR
- the mlaE gene encoding lipid asymmetry maintenance ABC transporter permease subunit MlaE; amino-acid sequence: MISAIGRSVIDGLGTAGYATRFFFRLLLEFFPLLRRPRLVTKQIHFVGNYSLVIIAVSGLFVGFVLGLQGYYTLNRYGSEQALGLLVALSLVRELGPVVTALLFAGRAGTSLTAEIGLMKAGEQLTAMEMMAVDPVKVVIAPRLWAGIISMPILAAIFSAVGVFGGYVVGVLLIGVDAGAFWSQMQGGVDVWRDVGAGVVKSVVFGLAVTFIALFQGYEAKPTPEGVSRATTKTVVYASLAVLGLDFLLTALMFS
- a CDS encoding FAD-dependent oxidoreductase, whose translation is MTRPAQPDFAVLGGGLCGRLVAWRLAGQGHRVALYERGDAAGTQSAAWVAAAMLAPLAEAASAELLITRLGASSLDTWPQVLAELPEPVFFQRNGTLVVWHHADRTEAPLFERRVRSNAPAELLNGGFVTLAGAQLGAAEPALAGRFNQGWLLPREGQLDNRQVLTALAAGLAQRGVDTHWNTPVDERALPPARITIDCRGLGAKPVLPTLRGIRGEVARVHAPGIKLTRPVRLLHPRYPLYIAPKQDDLYVIGATEVEGEDMSPVSVRSALELLSAAFSVHPGFGEARILELNSQCRPTLPDHRPALLWDGAQTLRVNGLYRHGYMIVPEVADEAVRFAAALLDGRIGDADAFADWQRDARWSELFQLDSAREPA
- the mlaD gene encoding outer membrane lipid asymmetry maintenance protein MlaD; this encodes MKKTAALDFWVGLFVVLGFVALLFLALKAGNMSSLSFQATYPVKLKFDNIGGLKARAPVKSAGVTVGRVASIGFDSNAYQALVTIDLDKQYQFPKDTSAKILTSGLLGEQYIGLEPGGDTEMLKAGDTISMTQSAIVLENLIGQFLYSKAADSGASKSGAAAGTPAPAPAAAPSLPASGAAAQ
- a CDS encoding STAS domain-containing protein, yielding MSEVLSPVVSRFESGATLIHASANAALAAGLQRIAAGANGVDCAPLAQFDSSALAVLLAWQRAAQARGAAFEIVNLPAGLASLAQAYGVDILLSARH
- a CDS encoding MlaA family lipoprotein, yielding MQTTRISGARAFQVGKFAVAAALLAGCSTVQTPTQGDPLEGLNRTIFTVNDKLDQYALKPVAKGYVFITPQPVRDSVTNFFSNIGDVYIAANNLLQLKITDGVEDIMRIVINTVFGVGGLFDVATLAKLPKHDNDLGLTLGHYGVPAGPYLVLPLFGPSTVRDAVGSIGNYYVNPLSYIHPDGLSWALYGLNVVNTRANLLNAGDVLEGAALDKYSFVRSAYLQRRQYLLSDDKQSQALPNYGDEAPLPKYDDVDTGAAGAAAGAATGAAGTQGAAAAKAAPASGATAATPPQAASGTAAVPEAASGSSETPPLDLNGGPETTQIPAGQLVPPSRFNFPSFKLR
- the thiS gene encoding sulfur carrier protein ThiS; this translates as MDIHINQKPLSLPEGATVADALAAFGARPPFAVALNGDFVARTQHAARALQAGDKLDVVQPVAGG